The DNA sequence GATTCGGCGGACAAAGCCGCGCGATTTATCATGCTGTGCAACCAGAAAAAGATTCCTCTGGTGTTTTTGCAAGATGTGACAGGATTCATGGTGGGCAGCCGAAGCGAACACGGCGGCATCATCAAAGACGGTGCAAAACTGGTGAATGCCGTATCGAACTCCACCGTGCCTAAGTTTACCATCATCATGGGCAACTCCTACGGCGCAGGCAACTACGCCATGTGCGGCAAAGCCTATGACCCAAGGCTGATTGTAGCGTGGCCATCCGCAAAAATCGCCGTGATGGGCGGCGACCAGGCGGCAAATACCATCCTGCAGATACAGGTGGGCGCGCTGGAAGCGAAAGGGAAACAATTCAGCGACGAAGAAAAAAACAAAATTCTAAAAGATATTAAAGATCATTATAACAAAACTACAACCCCTTATTATGCTGCTGCGCGCTTGTGGGTGGATGCAGTGATAGATCCGCTGGATACAAGAAAGTGGATTTCAGTGGGTATAGAAGCTGCCAATAATGCTCCGGTAGAAAAATTCAATGTGGGGGTACTGCAAACGTAGTTTCCTGCTTTCTTAATCATTCAAAAAACAACCTATCCATGAAGAAATTGCTCTTATTGTTACTTATCCCTGTCCTCGTTTATTCCTGTAAGAAATCGGATGCAGAACAGGCCAGAATAGATAAACAAATCTTATTGAAATATATTGCAGACAGCAGTTTGGTTGTTGACTCCACCGCATCCGGCTTGTATTATGCAATAGCCGATTCAGGCTCAGGTGTTTCCCCGAGTTCAGGTTCTTACATTACAGTTTACTATAAGGGATACTATACTGACGGAACCATTTTCGACCAGAATCCTGCGGGCACACCTATTAACGGATTTTTAGGTGGTTTTATTCCGGGTTGGATAGAGGGCCTTCCAAAAATCAAAAAAGGAGGGAAAATTAAATTACTGGTTCCTTCGTCATTGGCATATGGTAACGCCGGATATGCTTCCATCCCACCGAATACAGTATTGATATTCGACGTTGAACTGGTCGACGTGCGGTAAACTTCAAAGCGGCATGACAAAACATAGCACGGCATATGACGGTATTTTCATACTGCTGATTGCTTTCATCTGTCATGAGTTATTTTCCAGGTATGGCTTTAATCCAACGGATGAAGGATTTGTACTGTCCGCCACGAACAGGGTCATGCACGGACAAATCCCTCATGTGGATTTTTCATCTGTGCGCCCTCTGGGATATAGCTACCTGCATATTCCTGAACTGCTGTTTTCAAAAAAACACGTCTTTCTTATCTCCCGTTTTGTATTCTGGCTGGAGCAGGTTCTTATTGCGTTCTTATGGATTCAGGTTATTCAGAAAATCACAAAGCTTGGCATATCCCGGACAAACAATTATATTCTGGTCGTCATCACGTTAATCTTTAATGTACATTATTTTCCCTGCTCCGTTTTACATACTATTGACGGATTACTACTGTGCCTCATGGGTCTCAACCTGGTGCATTCAAGTAAGAAATATGCGGCTGCCGGTTTTTTCTTTATAGGTTTCGCAGCATTGTGCAAGCAGAACTACCTGATCATGCTTCCTGTTACAGCAGCTTTATTCGGAAGAAAAAATGCAGCTGTTAATTTGACCATAGGTCTGGTTCCAATAATTGCATACGTATCATTTATCACATTAAACGGAGGCTGGGACGATTTAACGATCCAACTCGGCAGCCATCATGAACTGTGGGAAGCGGGTGTGCATCCGTACAGCAACAGCCGTCTTTTTTACTTATCCATTTTGGCAGTTTGGATGGTTTCATTCCTGAATAACAGATGGCTGAACATTATTTATCTCTCTGCCGTATTTGCAGTTTGTTGGTATGCTTTGTCCACCTTTACCTATCACGAAAAATACAGTTTTTTTGTTTTCGGCAGTATGCTGGGCCATGCTATTTTCCAATTATATAAAAGAAAATACAAACTCATGCCTGTCTTCATTATTTGTTCATTGCTTGCCTGGTGCGTTTCCATTTCAGTCGGGTATAATACGCCCGCATTATTTCTTGGAGGATGTTTGGCGTTGTGGTTATACCTGTTACTTGTCGATTCCAAAGAATCTTCTCCGGTTCTTAACTATTCATCCTGTGTATTATTGCTCGCTTCCTTCATCATTTTTTATCATACACGAACGGCCATCATTTACCGGGATGCCTCCCTATCAATGCTGACATACCGGTTGGATGGAATAGTGGAAGGTGCAAGCGGAATCTACACCAATAAAAATACGTACGCCGTTTTGAAGGAACTGGACTCTTTAAAAAGTACAAACCCTGACCTAATCGCATTGCCTGATTTTACGGCATGCTCCATCCTGCAATCCAACACTTCCGCCATTAAAACGGAATGGCCGAACAGAACAGAAATCCCCAATAAAAAAATCCTGCAGAAAGTGATTCATGAATTAGAAAAAGACAGCTCCGTTATCTTAGCGATACCGAAATTCAATACCGCATTTCTTTCAATTGGTTTATTTAAAATCGACCAGGGGATAACAGGCAGATATCTGTTTATGGATTATGTATATGCTAACTACATCCGGTTTACATCTACCGCCTATTTTGATTTGTTCAGAAAGAAAATATGAAACTTACTCGCCCCAACGGTAAGCAGTGTTCTCCAATCCGCATAAATCGATGACACGATCCACCACCGTTGCCGCCAACTGTTCAAAATTGCTGGGTTTACTGTAAAAGCTGGGTGTTGCCGGGCAAATGATGCCACCTGCTTCCGTAACCAGTTTCATATTGCTGATATGAATCAGGTTATACGGTGTTTCGCGCACGACTAAAATCAGTTTCCTGCGCTCTTTTAATACCACATCCGCCGCTCTTGTCGTCAGGTCATTGGAGATACCACCTGCAATCCTGCCCAAAGTACCCATAGAACAAGGGCAGATGATTAAAGTATCAAAACGGGCACTGCCGGATGCAAAGGGTGCCATAAAATCATTTTTTTCATAAAAATCAAACGGATACTTCTTATAGTCCTGATTCCCTAACTCAAATTTCCAGACCTCTTTTGCATTATCGGACAGGACAACACTGACATTATCCACACTGCCACTTAGGGCTAAAAGCTTATCAAACAGCACCTTAGCATATATTGCACCGCTGGCACCGGAAACAGAAACAACTATTTTTCTTTTCATTTAGTATTTTATAACAGATTAAAGGTGCAAATTATTCCCTAAATTTACCATTCCTGTAAGTTGGTATTAAATTTGTAATATCCTGGTAAAATAACAAAATTTGATGGAAATAGTTATGTCAGTCAAAAACAAATCGGGCTGTTTCCTTCAAAACATAAAGTACATTAAGTCATGAAAACAATATCAAACAAATGGTTTTTACTGATGCTTCTTTCTGCATTCATGATAGGTCATAGTGAAGCAAGAACTAATAAAGCCCCTTATGCACAGGCAGAAGTAAACTGGACTGCTATCGACAAAGCTATTGACGAGACGAAAAACGCCAATAAGAAATTTATTCTGGTAGACTTGTATACCGACTGGTGCGGATGGTGTAAAAAGATGGATGAAAATACACTCACGGACCCCCGGCAACATAGCCAGCCTGAATGACAACTTTACCGCTGTAAAATTCAACGCGGAAATAAAAGACCCCGTTGCTTTTAACGGTAAAACATATTCCTTTACCAAGACAGGTTCCAGAGGTGCCAATCAGCTGGCATTAGAACTTGGAACCGTAGGCGGAAAATTAGGCTATCCTACGTTGGTGGTGTTAGATGCCAACGGGAATAAATTACAGACATTCCCCGGTTACAAGGATGTGGAAACGTTGAATACCATCATTCGTTATTTTAATACCGGCGTATACAAAACCATGGATTTCCAACAATTTCAATCAGGACAGTAAAAAACCTATTTATATGAAAGTTTCGACTATTCCAACTATTCTGCTTTTCGTTATTACCACTGTTTTTACAAACAAATCGTTTAGCACTGATAATAAACCTAAAACGGCTCCAACTGCAGTTACGAAACCTGCAGCCAAACCGGCTGTGACCAAGCCAGCACCAAAACCAAGTGCCACCAAGACCAAACCGGCAGCTGCAGTCAATGCAAACCAGGAAGTCACAAAAAAAATAAAATGGCTGACATGGGATGAAATGGTCGCATTGAACGCTCAGAATCCTAAGAAAATCTTTATAGATTTTTATACAGCCTGGTGCGGCTGGTGCAAAGTGATGGATAAAAACACTTTTGAAGATACCATCATTGCACAATTGATGATGAAAGATTTTTATTGTGTTAAGTTCGATGCGGAAAGAAGAGACGACATTCAGTTCCTGGACAAGACCTGGAAGTTTATACCGGGAGGGCGAAATGGTTATCATGAACTGGCTGCCTATTTTATGCAGGGACAATTGTCCTATCCGACATTTTGTGTCCTTAATTCAAAATTTGAATTAATAACACCTCTCAAAGGATATATCAATGTACCGCAGTTTGAGCCTATCATCAGCTATTTAGGACAAGACTTTTGGATGCCATCTAAAGGGAAAAATATGGATGAATACAAAGCGACTTATGTCAGTCCGAGAACAACCCCATGGGTACAGCCGCAATAGCTAACAGGAATATGATTATTTTAAACTGTTCAATGTAGCTTTTATACCAACCAATGAAATCACTTTTTGCTGTTTGTACGTTATTCCTCATCCTTCCGGGCTGTAAAACACCGAATGCAACCCAGAACACCAACAAGCTGAATCCAGTCAAATTAGATGCTCCGCTGTCTGGTGATAAATCACTGCTCTGGCAGATTTCGGGAAAAGGACTACAGCAGGCCTCTTATTTATTCGGTACCATTCACCTCATCGATCAGGACAGGTACTTTCTGGGGAAAAACACGTTGAAAAAACTGCAGAAAAGCCAGGAGCTGATCATGGAACTCGACATGGAAAATATCGATGTTGCCGAACTGGCAAAATCGAGCGTATTGAAAGAAGGCACTACAGTAAAGGATTACATGAGTGATTCGGATTATACCGTTTTACAAAAATTCATGCAGGACTCCATTGGAATTACCAGGTACAATTTCGAAAACGGTTATGCAAAATTCAAACCTTACTATCTGGAACAGCTGCTGTTCACCCGATACATGGGCCAACGGAATGAATCCTATGAAATAAACCTGAAAAAAATCGCTCAGGATAAAAACATCCCTGTCAGCGGTTTGGAAACCTATGAAGAGCAGCTGAAGTTTTTAGATGAAATCCCGCTGGAAAATCAGCTAAGAAGCCTCATCTCCACCATAAAAAACTATCAGGACGAAACGCAGGAACTCGAAAAACTGATTCAACTCTACACCCGGCAAGACCTGCCCGGACTGGCAAAAGCATTTGAAGATGAACAGGACAGGAATATGCTGGAAAAACTTTTGGACAAACGGAATACAAACTGGATACCGCAAATCAGGAAATGGGTTCAGGAAAAAGCATGTTTTTTTGCTGTTGGCGCAGGCCATTTAGGCGGAGAACAGGGCATCATACAATTGCTGCGGAATCAGGGCTATACCGTTCAGCCCGTTTCTGCCGATTAATAATTGACACTTAACAATGAACGATGGACAATTTTGTATTTTTGTCAGTTAATTCATTGCCAAAAGTTCATCGTTCATTATGCAGGAACTTCCTAAAAACATAGATCACATTCAAATCGAAGCGAAATGGTACCGCCATTGGCTCGATAAAAAATACTTCCATTCCGAACCGGATGAACGGGAACCCTATACGATTGTCATTCCGCCGCCCAATGTAACAGGTGTGTTACATATGGGACACATGCTCAACAATACGATTCAGGATATCTTAATCAGACGTGCACGCATGCAGGGAAAAAACGCCTGCTGGGTGCCCGGTACGGATCACGCCTCTATCGCCACTGAAGCCAAGGTGGTAAATCTGTTGAGGGAACAAGGCATCAGCAAGAAAGATATTTCCCGTGAAGACTTTTAAAACATGCCTGGCAATGGAAAGAGAAATACGGCGGCATCATCCTGAAACAGCTGGAAAAACTGGGTGCTTCGTGCGACTGGGACAGAACCCGCTTCACGATGGAAGCAGATTTAAGCGAAGCTGTTATTGATGTATTCATCGACTTATACAACAAAGGAAAGATTTACCGAGGCGTTCGTATGGTCAACTGGGACCCTAAAGGATTGACTGCCGTATCCGACGAAGAAGTCATCCACAAGGAAGTCAACTCAAAGCTTTACTACGTCAGCTATAAAATTGAAAACTCGGACAATGAATCAATCACAGTAGCCACCACCCGACCTGAAACGATTTTAGGTGATACTGCCATCTGTGTACATCCGGATGATGAGCGCTACAGGCATCTGAAAGGGAAATCTGCCATTGTGCCGCTAATCAACCGTGCGGTACCGATTATTTTCGACGACTACATCGATATCGAATTTGGAACCGGCGCCCTGAAGGTGACACCGGCGCATGACATCAACGACTACAATCTTGGCATCAGGCACCATCTTGAAGTCATCGATGTATTAAACGATGATGGAACGATGAGTGATAAAGCGCAGCTGTACATAGGTGAGGACAGGTTTTCCGTACGCAAGAAAATTGCTGCCGAACTGGAAGAAAAAGGACACCTGGTAAAAATTGAAGACATCAAAAATAAGGTCGGCTACTCTGAAAGAACGGACGCGGTGATAGAACCAAAATTGTCCATGCAGTGGTTCTTAAAGATGGGGGAATTATCCAAACCGGCACTGGAAAATGTGATGAACGATCACATTCAGCTCATTCCTGAAAAATTCAAAAATACGTACCGCCACTGGATGGAAAATGTACACGACTGGTGCATATCGCGACAACTGTGGTGGGGACACCGCATTCCGGCATGGTATGATGAAAAAGGGAATGTGGTAGTTGCGAAATCGGAAGCGGAAGCGATAACAGCTTATCTGGATAAATCCGCAGATACGACATCTGGAATCCCAAATCTGATTCAGGATGAAGATGTGCTCGACACCTGGTTTTCTTCCTGGCTTTGGCCAATCAGTGTATTTGACGGATTCAAACATCCGGATGGAAAAGACATCTGTTACTATTATCCGACCAATGATTTGGTGACGGCACCTGAAATTTTATTTTTCTGGGTGGCGAGAATGATTATCGCCGGTTATGAATACCGCCATGAAAAACCATTTTCCAACGTCTACCTCACCGGTATCGTGCGCGACAAACAGGGTAGAAAGATGTCCAAATCACTGGGCAATTCTCCCGACCCGCTGGACTTGATTGAGAAATACTCCGCCGACGGTGTGCGGACCGGAATGCTGTTCTGCTCCCCGGCAGGAAATGACTTGCCGTTTGATGAAAAATTGTGCGAACAGGGCAGAAACTTTACCAATAAAATATGGAACGCCTTACGTCTGGTTAAAGGTTGGGAAACAGATGACACCAAACCTTCCGACAATGAAGCCATATTTAGCTGGTTTGACAATAAACTGGAACAGCTAAAGGATAACCTCGAAAAATCGTATGCATCGTACCGTATTTCAGAAGCATTGATGGATCTGTACAAATTCATCTGGGATGATTTCTGCTCATGGTATCTGGAGTTTGTAAAACCCCCGTTCGGAGAAAAGATAGATTCGGTATCCTATCAAAAAACCACTGGCTATTTTGAAGAACTGATGAAACTGCTGCATCCGTTTACGCCGTTCATTACGGAAGAAATCTATCATCATCTGCAGGAAAGAAAAGATGACATCTGTATAACGGCTTATCCGTCCATTCAACCGTATGATGTTAAAATAATACGTGAAGGAGAGCAGTTAAAGGAAATCATTTCCGCTATCAGGGATGTACGCAATAAAAACGGGTTATCACCAAAAATAAAAATGACGGTTTACATTCAGGCTAAAGACAACAGCTTGTATCAGAAATTTGGTGTGCTGATTGAAAAAATCGCCAATACGAACCCGTTGCAATTTACACAAACAGAAATGGACAATACGGTATCACAACTGATAGAAACGGACAAATTGTTCATTGAAACAGGCGTCCGGGTTGACACGGTTTCCGAAAAGAAAAAGATACAGGAAGAAATAGAGTATTACAAAGGATTTATCGTTTCCGTAGAAAAAAAACTGAGCAACGAGAAGTTTGTGGTGAATGCGAAAGCTGAAATCATTGAAAATGAACGAAAAAAGATGGCTGACGGCTTATCGAAACTGAAGTCACTGGAGGATTCTTTAGCTAAATTATAGTAGTTTTTCTATCTTTGCACCGAAATTAAATAAAATGAATATTTGCATTGTAACCGGCTCCGGGGGATTAATAGGCAGCGAATCAGTAGAATTTTTTGCGGACAAATTTGACCTGATTGTCGGTATCGACAACGACCTCCGCTCCTATTTTTTCGGCAGTGACGCTTCCACATCCTGGAACAAACACCGCCTGGAGGAGAAATATGCCAACTACAAGCACTACAATATTGATATCCGCAATAATGAAGAACTGGAAAAAGTTTTTAAAGAATACGGTGAAGATATAAAATTGATTGTACACACCGCTGCACAACCTTCTCACGACTGGGCGGCTAAAGAGCCGTTTACAGACTTTACGGTAAATGCGAACGGCACCTTGAACATGCTGGAATACACACGACTGCATTGTTCAAAAGCGGTATTCATTTTTACCTCCACGAACAAAGTCTACGGCGACAATCCGAATTACCTGCCGCTGGTGGAACTGGAAACCCGTTGGGAAATTGCGGAAAGCCATCCCTATTACAAGGAAGGGATTGACGAATTCATGAGCCTAGACCACACCAAACACTCCGTGTTTGGCGCTTCCAAAGTGGCTGCCGATATCATGTGTCAGGAATATGGACGTTACTTTGGGATGAATATCGGGGTATTCCGCGGCGGCTGTCTGACAGGACCGAATCACAGCGGTGCCATGCTGCACGGCTTCCTGTCATATCTGATGAAATGCGCCATCACGGGAACACAGTACAACATCTTCGGCTACAAAGGCAAACAGGTTCGCGATAACATACACAGTTATGACCTGGTGAATATGTTCTGGCATTTCTACCAAAACCCAAAACAGGGCGAAGCCTACAATGCCGGCGGCTCCCGATTTTCGAACTGCTCCATGATGGAAGGCATCACGCTGTGCGAAGAAATTTCCGGTAACAAGATGAACTATCAGTATGTGGAAACCAACAGAATCGGCGATCATATCTGGTATATTTCCGACGTATCTAAGTTCAAACAACATTACCCGGAATGGAACTTCAAATACGACCTGCATACCACGCTTGTTCAGATTCATGACAGCATGCTGAAAAGAGTTTAATACATTTTATCAAAAAAAATATCATGAAAAACATTCACCCATCACTGCTGTTACTGTCATTCATTGCCATTTTGGCTATAGCCTGCAAGAATGAAGAGGCTTTAAATGACCCGAATATTGAAGATTAGACCATCAATAAGACGATTGCTACCGGCGGAACTTCCGCCCGCTATGGTGCAGATGATTCCATAGATGTGAATGGTGACGGCACATTTGATTTTCAGTTTCTGTTCGGGGCGGTGAGCGGCAGTCCTGACACTACCTTTTACGGAGGTGCCTGCATCAAGGGGGATGTGCTGACCTATACACAAAACCTTGGAACCTCGCCCACCATATTCACCACGGTCTTAAATTCGGGTGATAAGATAAGTTCATCCTCGACCACATGGAGTACGTTTGGCTTTATGGCAGGAACGCTGGAATCCACGAATATCGGTATTGCCGGAGCAGGCAATAAATTGATTGGATTCAGGTTTAATGCAGTCGACGGCACTCACTACGGTTGGATGAAAGTGAATATTCCGGACAACTACATATCCCTGACGGTCGTAGAACTGGCCTATCATAAAACACCTGATACCGAAATTGAAGCCGGCGTTAAATAAACAGCACCACCTAATACAATTTACCGAGCCATCCAAAAGGATGTTTTTTTGCCCGAATTCTCATTCATACCTGTCGGATACTCATTTTTGGGGTGGTTGGTCATTAGATTGTATAGTTTGTAATGAATTTTATTTGAAGATAAATCACAACACTCAAATTAAACATTATGGATGCTAAGGATTTTGAACTGCCGCTGGAAGGTTCATTTAGTAATCTGATAAGCCAGTGTTACCAACAGCAGAAAAAAGTGTCTACTACAGCAGATAAGACTAAAAAGAAACAAAAGACAAATACAGCGATAATCAAACCGGCAAAACTCCCTAAAAGGTAAATTCAGCATGAAAAGAGCAATTGGTATGAAATAAAAAGAAAAGAATTAGCTGTTTTCGCACAAATTAACTTCATTCTAACGCTTTCAGCTTGATATATTTCATTTTTAGACTAAAGTTTATAAAAACACAACAGATGAAAAAAGTATCCATAAAACCAGCAATGGTTTTAGCCTTGGCAGTATTTGGATTCGCCGCCCTGATTACCTCCTGTAAAAAGGCAGACAATCCAAATATTATCTACACCTCTTACAATAAAACAGTGACGGGTACAGTCGGCAGTATAGTTGTTGACTCCATTGATTTGAATTTAGACACAAAATCAGATTTCCGTTTTGGGATAAGCCAAACAGTCACCGGAGACAGTATTGCAGTCCTAATTTCCGGTGGATATATCGGTGGTATCTATATTGATTCAACCTTAGCCTTAGATTTCATGTATCAGGTTAAACCGTTAAATAAAAATGAAACACCCGCTAATTATGTTCCGGGTGTAATGCAATGGGAGCAAGTCGGTTTAATTGATATTAAAAGGGCGCCCGATATAACCGGCCTTGCCGGGAGTGGTGACAAATTCATTCCTGTGTTTGTATACAATACACTCACATCCAAGTTTCACTATGGCTGGATTCGTGTCAATATGAGCAGTGATCATAAAACATTTAAGTTGATTGACGGAGCTTTCAACCTTATTCCGGATGTTCCTGTAAAAATGGGAGCCAAATAAGTATGGTGAGAAATACACTAAAAAGTCCGGACATCTGTTTCGTGCTTTTTATTTATAGTCTGACACAATAAGTGTATTGGTGCAAAAGCTGTATTCATACTCCTGATTGGAGCCGACTATAACCAAACGGTCATCTGAATAACTTTCAATTAAGGACAAATACCAGTCAATGGCTTTGGTATCAAAATTAGAAGTGGGTTCATCGAGCAGCAAAACCTGCGACAGGGTTAAGAATGCCAGTGCTAATTTTAAGCGCTGCCGCATTCCGGAAGAAAAATTCTTGATGTATTTGTTTTTATGCATCCCCAGTTGGGAAACGGCATAAAACTCCTCTTTGGACTCACAATTCATCTTTTTGAAGGTAGCATGAAAATCATACATTTCTTCCAATGTAAAATCGTCAATCACTGAAATATAAGGTGCCGCAAAAACAATTTCTTTAGAGGCAGCCTCAAAGTCAGTTACACGTTTATGCGGGATGGAATAATGCATCTTGCCGGAGGTGGGCACAAGGCCGCCTGACACGATTTTCAGCAAGGTTGATTTTCCGCTGCCGTTAGGACCTACCACTGCATATTTTCCACCGGATTCAAACTGAAAATTCACCTGTTTGAAAATCCATTCAAATCCAAAACGTTTGCTGATATTTTCCAGTTGTATGGTCATTGTTATTTTATCCACCCGAACTAATCCATTCCTTTAATGATGCCGCGTTCAGAGCTTTTTACAAAACTGACAATATAGTCGCGCAATCCGGATGCCGGAATCTCTTCTTCAATCTTCGCTAATGCCTGCGAGGTATTCAGTCCGTTGTTGCCAAAGATGAAGCGGTACACATCCTGTATCATGTGTATCTCTTCCGGTGTAAAGCCATGACGTTTCAAACCTATCGAGTTAATGCCGGCGTATTGGGCCGGATTGCGCATCGCCAGGCAAAACGGAGGTACATCTTTTCCAATCATACTTCCGCCTGAAATGAATGCATGTTTTCCGACCTTAACAAACTGGTGTGCGCCGCTCATACCTCCGAAGTAGGCATAATCCTCAATGGTAACA is a window from the Sphingobacteriales bacterium genome containing:
- a CDS encoding FKBP-type peptidyl-prolyl cis-trans isomerase — translated: MKKLLLLLLIPVLVYSCKKSDAEQARIDKQILLKYIADSSLVVDSTASGLYYAIADSGSGVSPSSGSYITVYYKGYYTDGTIFDQNPAGTPINGFLGGFIPGWIEGLPKIKKGGKIKLLVPSSLAYGNAGYASIPPNTVLIFDVELVDVR
- a CDS encoding UbiX family flavin prenyltransferase, with the protein product MKRKIVVSVSGASGAIYAKVLFDKLLALSGSVDNVSVVLSDNAKEVWKFELGNQDYKKYPFDFYEKNDFMAPFASGSARFDTLIICPCSMGTLGRIAGGISNDLTTRAADVVLKERRKLILVVRETPYNLIHISNMKLVTEAGGIICPATPSFYSKPSNFEQLAATVVDRVIDLCGLENTAYRWGE
- a CDS encoding DUF255 domain-containing protein, translating into MKTISNKWFLLMLLSAFMIGHSEARTNKAPYAQAEVNWTAIDKAIDETKNANKKFILVDLYTDWCGWCKKMDENTLTDPRQHSQPE
- a CDS encoding DUF255 domain-containing protein, producing the protein MKVSTIPTILLFVITTVFTNKSFSTDNKPKTAPTAVTKPAAKPAVTKPAPKPSATKTKPAAAVNANQEVTKKIKWLTWDEMVALNAQNPKKIFIDFYTAWCGWCKVMDKNTFEDTIIAQLMMKDFYCVKFDAERRDDIQFLDKTWKFIPGGRNGYHELAAYFMQGQLSYPTFCVLNSKFELITPLKGYINVPQFEPIISYLGQDFWMPSKGKNMDEYKATYVSPRTTPWVQPQ
- a CDS encoding TraB/GumN family protein; translated protein: MKSLFAVCTLFLILPGCKTPNATQNTNKLNPVKLDAPLSGDKSLLWQISGKGLQQASYLFGTIHLIDQDRYFLGKNTLKKLQKSQELIMELDMENIDVAELAKSSVLKEGTTVKDYMSDSDYTVLQKFMQDSIGITRYNFENGYAKFKPYYLEQLLFTRYMGQRNESYEINLKKIAQDKNIPVSGLETYEEQLKFLDEIPLENQLRSLISTIKNYQDETQELEKLIQLYTRQDLPGLAKAFEDEQDRNMLEKLLDKRNTNWIPQIRKWVQEKACFFAVGAGHLGGEQGIIQLLRNQGYTVQPVSAD
- a CDS encoding NAD-dependent epimerase/dehydratase family protein, which translates into the protein MNICIVTGSGGLIGSESVEFFADKFDLIVGIDNDLRSYFFGSDASTSWNKHRLEEKYANYKHYNIDIRNNEELEKVFKEYGEDIKLIVHTAAQPSHDWAAKEPFTDFTVNANGTLNMLEYTRLHCSKAVFIFTSTNKVYGDNPNYLPLVELETRWEIAESHPYYKEGIDEFMSLDHTKHSVFGASKVAADIMCQEYGRYFGMNIGVFRGGCLTGPNHSGAMLHGFLSYLMKCAITGTQYNIFGYKGKQVRDNIHSYDLVNMFWHFYQNPKQGEAYNAGGSRFSNCSMMEGITLCEEISGNKMNYQYVETNRIGDHIWYISDVSKFKQHYPEWNFKYDLHTTLVQIHDSMLKRV
- a CDS encoding ABC transporter ATP-binding protein, whose protein sequence is MTIQLENISKRFGFEWIFKQVNFQFESGGKYAVVGPNGSGKSTLLKIVSGGLVPTSGKMHYSIPHKRVTDFEAASKEIVFAAPYISVIDDFTLEEMYDFHATFKKMNCESKEEFYAVSQLGMHKNKYIKNFSSGMRQRLKLALAFLTLSQVLLLDEPTSNFDTKAIDWYLSLIESYSDDRLVIVGSNQEYEYSFCTNTLIVSDYK